Proteins encoded within one genomic window of Apis mellifera strain DH4 linkage group LG1, Amel_HAv3.1, whole genome shotgun sequence:
- the LOC102655229 gene encoding uncharacterized protein LOC102655229 — translation MTRTRCFKTITSHVSSKRDIYGSNERRNILIRMTDDLLKENVIQHFENKMVISYNSYTSHLNKLSFIILIIYQSGITKKINSFPLLSITRLKNDCPNISSSEFISQSSIHVAHPSCSWIVTKPRCKIYRRSFIFPIGFSNVRQKRFRNEMRNFRRFNGR, via the exons ATGACTCGTACGAGATG TTTCAAGACCATAACTAGCCACGTATCCAGCAAACGCGACATTTATGGCTCAAATGAACGACGCAATATTCTAATACGAATGACGGATGATCTCTTGAAAGAAAATg tgatacagcattttgaaaataaaatggtgATTTCATACAATTCATAcacaa GCCATTTGAACAAGCTATCTTTCATAATTCTAATCATTTATCAGTCTGGcattacaaagaaaattaattcatttccaTTGTTGTCCATAActcgattgaaaaatgattgcCCCAATATCAGTTCGAGTGAATTCATATCGCAGAGTTCAATCCACGTTGCACATCCTAGTTGCAGTTGGATCGTAACGAAACCACGATGCAAGATTTATCGTCGGTCATTCATTTTCCCCATTGGGTTCAGTAATGTCCGGCAGAAACGTTTCCGGAATGAAATGAGAAATTTCCGCCGCTTCAACGGAAGATAA
- the LOC102655391 gene encoding dihydrolipoyl dehydrogenase, mitochondrial, with the protein MMQACFWSLMTISGKPSRDKRVVPGLIAIQLNRYTTLDADLVVIGGGPGGYVASIKASQLGMKTICIEKEDNLGGTCLNTGCIPSKFLLHNSNYYNMASNKNYQSSGITVENVKVNVDKCMQQKQNVIRSLANGIVLLYKKNKINWVKGHGKITNPNQVTALNPDGSIQSVINSKRIMIATGSEYTPLTGTSIDEKDIISSTGALSLSSTPTKFVTGGAGFVGLEMGSVWQRFGSDVTTIDSSSTIGGPNIDKEVSQILRNILTKQGIKFKMETKVTSANKSGNSINVSVENINDSSKKENISCNTFLICVGRRPYTHNLGLESVGIKKDNLGRIPVNSKFQTEVPTIYAIGDCIRGPMLAHKAEDEAVIAVENITGGTNNMDYNSIPHIIYTYPEVAWVGKTEETLKQERIDYKVGKFPNTSNSRARTNLETDGFVKVLADKRTDKILGVHMISSFAGELINEAALAVQCKVKAEDVARTCHAHPTYSEAIKEACLTAYFGKPINL; encoded by the exons ATGATGCAAGCTTGCTTTTGGAGTTTGATGACTATTTCTGGGAAA CCATCACGAGACAAACGTGTTGTACCTGGCTTGATAGCtatacaattaaatagatataccACTTTAGATGCCGATCTTGTAGTAATAGGTGGTGGGCCTGGAGGTTATGTGGCATCGATTAAAGCATCACAATTGGGAATGAAAACAATTTgcatagaaaaagaagataactTAGGTGGAACTTGTCTCAATACCGGATGCATTCCATCAAAATTTTTGCTACACAATtcaaactattataatatggcatccaataaaaattatcaaagtaGTGGAATTACag TTGAAAATGTTAAAGTTAATGTCGATAAATGCATGCAGCAAAAGCAGAATGTAATAAGATCTTTGGCAAACGGTATTGttcttttatacaaaaagaataaaataaattgggtGAAGGGTCATGGGAAAATTACTAATCCAAATCAAGTTACTGCGCTTAATCCAGATGGTTCGATACAAAgcgtaattaattctaaaagaatTATGATTGCCACCGGCAGCGAATATACACCGTTAACGGGCACAAGTATCGacgaaaaagatattatttcatctaCCGGTGCTTTGTCGTTAAGCTCGACGCCTACAAAATTCGTGACAGGTGGCGCTGGTTTCGTTGGATTGGAAATGGGTTCTGTCTGGCAGAG ATTTGGCTCGGACGTAACGACAATTGATTCTTCATCCACTATTGGTGGACCAAATATCGATAAGGAAGTTAgtcaaatattaagaaatattttaactaaacaaggcataaaatttaaaatggaaacGAAAGTCACTTCCGCGAACAAATCAGGAAACAGTATCAATGTTTCCGTTGAAAACATAAACGATTCCAGcaagaaagagaatatttctTGCAACACGTTTTTAATTTGTGTTGGCAGAAGACCATACACGCACAATTTAGGATTAGAAAGTgtaggaattaaaaaagataatttaggCCGAATTCCTGTAAATAGCAAATTCCAAACAGAAGTACCAAC gaTTTATGCTATTGGAGATTGTATTCGCGGACCTATGTTGGCTCATAAAGCCGAAGACGAGGCTGTTATTGCAGTTGAAAACATTACAGGAG GTACTAATAACATGGATTACAATAGTATACCTCacataatatatacgtatccAGAGGTTGCTTGGGTTGGTAAAACGGAGGAAACTTTGAAGCAGGAGAGAATCGATTACAAAGTTGGAAAATTCCCAAACACGTCAAATTCTAGAGCAAGAACGAATCTCGAGACGGATGGTTTCGTTAAAGTATTGGCGGATAAACGTACGGATAAAATATTGGGAGTGCATATGATTAGTTCGTTCGCTGGTGAATTGATTAACGAGGCTGCTCTTGCCGTGCAATGTAAGGTAAAGGCAGAAGATGTTGCAAGGACGTGTCATGCGCATCCA ACATATTCGGAAGCCATAAAGGAAGCATGTTTAACTGCATATTTTGGAAAACCTATTAACCTATAA